The genomic DNA CTTGTCCACGTGGTCGAGATCGTCGCCACATCTCCTAGCTGACAGCCACTGTGTTTACTCTGATGTTTAAATTTGAAAACTTGACAGgccagctggctagctagcGAGGGCTAGAAGAGACGGCAGGAGACTGGCAAGTTGATTTCCCGATCCTGATTAGGGACTCATAGCCGCATGCCATCACCATCATCCAACTTCAACCACATAAAGCACAACTAATATTTGTAAATTAGACAATTCAGCATGGATTTGGCGGAGCTGACGGAAAGTCAACTGGAAAGTTGCATGCCCACAGTTGgaaataatctgaaaaaaattgggtgtcagacagagaaaagatagatagatagatatagatagagatactttatttatccagacGGAAATGAAGGTGTCCAATAGCTTATACacatcatacatacacataggcacacagacatatgacatccacgcacacatacgtactacaaactacaaaaaataaagattatgCCAGACATTTTGGACCTTTGTCAGGAGGAAGAAGTGTAACAGGACGAGGGACCATTTGAAAGGCCGTTGTTAACTTTTagcaggaacacacacatatggaaAACACATGATGCTCAAAAATACATGATTACTTTGCCTGTTTACTGTTACTGTTGCCCATTACTGTATATAGACCACatgaacaaacaacacacatacataccatacacacacacacacacacacacacacacacacacacacacacacacacacacacacacattctaacACTGTTATCACTATCACAGTGGCAGTAATACTCTCAAAGATATGAGACCAAAGAATACTTACCGTCCTGAGAAATGCAATCGAGCCCCCGGATAGACAAGTATATAACTGATGAATCAGCACAGATGAATTGTAAGAAAACGTGAACGAGAAGAGAGTCAATATGTAGATCCTGGAAATTTGCATCAGTTAAATAATGATGGACATGATGCTGTTTATGTCTCTTTTGGACTTCCATGTTGTCTCTGGTTTTTCAAATCATCAttacatgtgtttttgtttattttacttcaTTTTAGATCAACCTCAGTCTGAATTTAGCAGGCCTAccctctcacacagacactgtACACGCGACCcacgcacacattcacaatGCCTCTTTCCTGGCATCTTTCAGAGAACAATCACTGTAGTTAACCATCAACAGGTCAGTTCTGAGCACGCACGTACTCAGACAGCTGTAAGAGAGGAGATGGTCTACCAAGGTCAATATTAGTCCATTATAGTGTTATATCAAAACCTTTCAACAAGCTTTGTGTTGAAATGGCTCTGCcaactgcgtgtgtgtgtgtgtctttgtggatGTGTGCGTGCTCATGTTTGtctatctttgtgaggaccaCTTTGACTTTTAGACTTTAAAAGCGAGGACGTTACTGGAAAGTGAGGACTATTTGGCTCATCCTCACTTCTCCAATGGGCTGTgtgaaaggaatagtttgatgtTTTGGAAAAAACACTTTCTTGCCAAAcgttagataagaagatcgaTATCACTCTCATGtatgtctgttaaatatgaagcctGATGggcacctggatagctcacctggtagagcacacgcccatatatagaggttcactccttgACGCAGGTCGCCAGGTTGACGCGGGCCGCCAggtcgactccgacctgcggccctttgctgcatgtcattctctctctctctctctctctctctctctctctcctctttcatgtcttcagctgccctatgaaaataaaggcctaaaaatgccacccCCCCAAGCCTGATGATTGCATGGAAGACagcaaagactgaaaacagggagaaacagctggcctggctctctccaaaggtaaataaaaaaaaaaaacctgcctaggcacctctaaagctcacaaattAACATGATATATTTTGTTTAATCCATGTAAACAAGTTGTGTTTTTACTGAAGTCAGAAACATCTAAAACTACCATGAGGTTAAGAAATTTATTGAAATGTCAAATGCAtaagaaacatttaaatatgtaacacatttaaatacacaatttaaaataaaaacatacactAATTATAAAgctattttaattatttgaaatatgtttgaaAAAAGTACTGAAGTTTGACTGAAGTCTCAGACTGCCATGTTGGAAGTCTAGTTAGAATTAAAAAACAGTTTGGGTGAGTCTCATACCTCGGGCGTAGTAATGCTTTTGGGAGAGTTAAACACTATTGCCAGTTGATTGGCTCTTTTCCCCCAACTGTCCCAGCTCCTACGTTGTCTTTCCCTTCTGTGTTGCAGTAGAAGATAGCATGGTCGGGGCCTTGTCCAAATGAGCCCCATGATTGGTGGAAAGGTAAGACAGTGGTGGGCTCTCTTTGATTTAAGTCACCGCCATCAATATTGGTGATTACGTGAGAGTTTGAAGCAGCAATGTTGCTATATGTAACCATGGCGCTGGGATCGAGGACACTGGCATTGCTGCGAGTGATGCCGTTGCTATTGGTTACAGAGTTGAGGACATTGTCTGCATTGGTGTTGTTGCTTGACATTCCAGCGAGGCCAGAGGAGGGAAAGGTCAGAGCTGCTGCCTGGGGTGGGAGCAGGCTACTGCTTGGGCTAGGCATGAGGTTGGTGGGGCGACTTAGAGCCAGACGCTGGGTGAGGAGCTGGTGCTGCAGCCGCTTGTCGGTCCAATCCTCCTGAGGCTGGCGATGGATCTTCATGTGAGCATTACGGGACTTGATTTTATAGAACATCCTGTAGAGAGGAAAAATAGGTTTAAAAGACTTGAAAATCTAAACCATCTGTTGGCTTGCCCTGAaatcaaacacagagagagtttgCATTGGAGTTTCCTCGAGTATGACTGGTCCTACTCACTTGCCACACAGCTTGCAGGGGAAGAAGCTGGCCAATGGGGGCACAGGAACTGCCTCTACCAGTCCAAACTGTCTGTCCACTGGCTGACAGATGGGTATTATCTATGAGAACAGGACCAATTGTGAGCAACTGTGCTGTGACTGGCTTGTTGAGCTGCATTCCACAGTGGATAAACATTTAATGCACTTAACTGATTACACAAGACTCCAAAATACTCCATATTCTTTCCGACGCAAACTAACTAACTTAACTATGCTATTTGTTTGCTCTAGTTGTTTCTATGCTATGAGTCTTATCAGACAGTCAGAGATCCGAAAGCATGACACAGTGGAGCCCACAGAATATTGTGGGAATAGAAAAATCCCCACAGGGCAACAACAAccggaaaaaacaacaacagaacaatAGAAAGAAGATGAGAACTAAAGCAAAGGCCTGATactaaaacacaaactaaaagaaACATTGAGGACATCAGTGGGGTTATTGGATTAGCTGGGACATCTTGACAAGGCAAAAAAGATTTAATTCCGATTGCTTCTTTCAGGTGTTCCTTACActtttctgctgctgctccatcACTGCATCTCtggtctcctcctccttttgtttcttttgcttgtCATGGAGCTTCTTGCTCAGGTAGTAAAATTCAACACACAGGCCCACGGTCTTAGTCCTCACCTGcaacgcacacaaacaaacacatagtCAATACTGAATCAACCTGACAGTGTAACATTTCTCACATCAGCTTGAGTccaaatataatataaacacaTATCTAGAAAACATATTCAAGATGACAGTCTGTGCCACTAGCACACTATAAATGGTCAGTTGCAGCCTTTTATTGGGTCAGTGAGTTTTCAGGTGCTAATTTTGTGAATCAAGTTGCAACATATGTGGTGGTGCACTTTCGGTAATAGTGTTCTATAGTATTTCTCGTAGACTTAAGCTATCGTTTATCCCAACGTCTATCAAGCTGCTGAACTCCAACAGTAAACCTTAGCACAACAGAGCAAAAAGTGCAATAAATACACCAGCACTTTTTGCACTTCGCACTTTAATTATTACTGTTACTATTTAAGATGTCGTATTGTTTGTACGGTCATTTGTGTCCTTCTTTTATGTCCTAAGATGTTTCGTTGATCttatgttcatgtttttatgttgattttaaaatgtttttttctgtttcatgtttgtgttgtgaagcaacagattgtagcactattcccaagacaaatttcccctcggggacaataaagtgtattttattctattctagtTGCGTATGATTGCCTCATTTCCTGACTTCCTTCCTATGATTTTTCAGTGCTGTTACATGTGTCATCAAAAACATGGGGGGATGGAAAAGCACACTGCACTCACTGCACCTTAGGCAAATACTACTTCACCTTTGTGTAGTGATCCTGCACACAAAAAGAACACTTTGCAGTCAAGATCAGCACAAAATAAACAACCACTAAATGGTGTAGTGGTGGACCAGTTCATTGTGAATGCTTGACTTTCCATTTCCTATTCCATGTTGGTTTGAGCATCAAATGTATTTCAGTAAAGCTGTAGTACCGTTGTCACACTGGCTATATGGCTGACTGTGACCGCATGTGGTTTCACAGTActatttgaaaacaaaatgggTGTAGTTATGGTTATACGtgtgcacatacatacagtgcatGTCACATTTGGGCTAGGACAACGACATGTTAGAagaggaaaacattgaaaaggtaACCATTAAATGAATGCAGCAAAGGCACCAGCAATGAATAATAGTTATACCATTTTCTGTATGAGTGAAAAGTCTTTTCCATAAGTTCCCAGAGCTGCACTGAAGAGACTCTTTTCACTGTCTGTCCAACATTCACTacctacagagagagaggagggggaaacCAGTTGACTTGCTAAATTACACAGATAGCACCGTCTgcctgatgacacacacacacacacacacacacacacacacacacacacacacacacacacacacacacacacacacacacaaacattgtcAGAGATCTTTCAGCGTGcttcagaaagacagacagacagacaacctgGAGTCATTTAGGGGTTCAATAGCTGGAGGAGAGTCCAGAGACATGCCAGGGATTTCAAACTTCCAATATGTTGTTAAGCTGTTATCTGGGGGCCAAAACCTTTCACGGTATCCCTGTCTACAGGAACACGCCTACCTGAGTGAACACTACTATGCAGAACAATGTCAACTCTGTACTTTACATGGTTCTTGGTGGATTTAAATGCAccaaagaaacagagagagagagagagagagagagagagagagagagagagagagagagagagagagagaggagtttgTATGTGATTAAAGTGGCAGGAGGTTTGAGCTTCTACAAAGGCTACTATTGTACAAACAATGGGAATGGTTACTCCTTTGCTGAATCACTTTTTGACATGCAGACAACTGTTGGCTGTTGCAGAGAAACACTAAACTTCCTTCACTGCAACACCTTTTAGTTCATTTTACTTCTCTTCTAAGCCCAAGAGCTTTCTGAACGTCAGGTGATCGTTTAGGAATGATCCTTCAACTGGCATAGGAAACCCAAGAGAGTTAGAATGAGGCAAAAGGTTACCAGAGTAGTGGTAGTCCCCTGTTCGCAAGGGCTGTGAGAACAGCAGCATCTCCAGTGTGGCCTGCACAGGAGAGAGGGACGGAGGAGGCAGAGAACAGACAGATAAGGCATGCAATGGCTCTGAAGAGAATTAACTGGACATGAATGTGTGAGAACgaaaaacaagaagaaagaaataaatgaaaaagagaaGGAGTTGGTGAATAGTGATGCATGGAAGTGGGTCATGATGGATGGAGTAACGGTGAAAATGATTGGATGAGTGCATGGTAAAATAATTAGTGAAGAATAATGAAAGAAagacagcacaaatattccccTGCACTGCTTACCATTGTGTTCCCTTGACAGTAGTGCAGACAGTGGAGGGCCAGCTCTGTGTTACTGCCCCCTCCTGGTACACAGCTGGAACTACACATGGACAACAGCTTCTCCACTgcacgcgtacacacacacaaacacacacatagacacacacacacacacacgcacacacacgcacacacacacgcacacacacacacacacacgcacacacacgcacacacacaacatgggCAGTTTTAGCAGAGAGCAATAATAGACAACtgattgttttatgttttaatggtCTATCTTACACTGCTCTGCCTCACAGTTTATTATAGGTACACTAGAATATTTGATTAGTTTTCCATTGGGTTGCTAAAGCGTTGACCCTTCAATCAATTGATCGTAACAGAGAATTCAGTGGCATTTTCTGTGCAATTAATACTCTAAACAGGTCTATTCTTAAATTTTTGTGTTGGAAAGCTGTATTTTGGCATGCCATTTACCTTGGTCTTGTATGTTGGTACTCTCCTCCAGATTCACAAATGGTTTCCAGAGCAACTGTTCCCTAGGGGAGTCCTCCTTTGGTGACCACACCCTTGACCCTTCCCCATCCACAAAGCATGGAGGAAGCTCTGCCTGGAAATCATGACCCACATTGACATACCTggagagaaggaaaagaagaagttcTTGGCCTTACTCTTCACCATGTTTTGAGACATCATGCTATCTAATACGGTTATAAACAAACAAGTCTTCCTTACGGTAACACAACACACTCATCTTCCTCTTTTCCACATGCTGTTTCCTCCCCTCTGCCACTGAGAGATGAGATGGAGGAGTAGAGCCCCGACCCCCTACGAACTGGGTTGAGAAGTGGTTGAGGAGTGTACCGGCCCCTCCTCTGACCTCTGCTGGAGTGAAGGATACTGGGAAATGAAGTTCCAGTGTAGATTGGAGAGGCTTGTTGCTGCAAGCACATCAGGAAAAATAATTTTAGAGAAAAATCAGacagcgcctctgcaaaatatagcgggaatatataatatatataagggAAGGTACTTGTTTTGAtaaaacgtgtacgttcaaaagttgttttagccgtgcaacagaaaactcagattggacagatagtctagctagctgtctggatttaccctgcagagatctgaggagcagttaaccatagtcctcataaatcgacaagagattaaaatgccaacacaaaggaagcccaaggcaacggctatccggcctaaatgagtgaaatccggaaTTTCCGTctgcaacggagcaatcccggaagtggaacgtcggcTTGACGCATCTCTACTAGACTcactcttttttggttttcctaTAGCAAAAGTTCTGGACAGTACCTGGTACCTTTTTTGGTACCACCTCAGTCAAGGTTCCAAATAAGGCTGAGCCGATACTaaaaggtggagttaaaacactgcagaccactaATTGGTCAGAGGGAATTAGCATGACACtggacatcctgcacaaacacGGTATTTTTAAATGGCCAAGCTACCATCAATAATTcccacacattttctttcattcacCTAACAATGGTAACCCACAAAATTCGTTGTACGCTACATCATACTCTACGGAGCAACTCCTTACAACTGACAAAGTGcagacatttctctgtttggttGCCAGTGTGTCACGGGAAAGATGATGTCATGGCGATCAGGTGAAAATCCTGTCTACACTGAGGGAGTATCCGCAATGGAAAACATAAAGAGAAATGTAGTTGTAGTGACTCGAGTCAAGTCGAGCAGTACCATGCTGTGGAAAAACGACtttagtacagcctcacagatccGCTAGTGTGTCTGTCGACTCTTTtagctctttttcttttattagtcAGAAAGGACCATTCCGTTGACTATTTAAACCTTTTTAAAGGAAGTGTTTTTACAGAAGCTTTGCAGAAGTAGTGGGCAGACATATAAATGGTTGTTTACAAGAAATTACATTAGTTCCAACTGCATTTCTGTTTctaaaaccatagactgtctcgGTCTGTATGTTTAGACATGTTGAATAGGTGAAAGGTGTAAATGAGAGAGATTTGGAGTTTGTGAAAGGCATGTTATTCGCCTTTAACAGAGCCAGGCGAGCTGTTTGTCACGGACTAGTCTATATCCCTTCACACCCTTCACACCCTTCACACCCGTAGAGTACAACATAGCGTACAACTAATTCTGTGGGTTACCATTGTTAGgtgaatgaaagaaaatgtgtgggAATTATTGATGGTAGCTTGGCCATTTAAAAATACCgtgtttgtgcaggatgtccaGTGTCATGCTAATGACAATTTCCTCTGACCAATtagtggtctgcagtgttttaactccaccttttAGTATCGGCTCAGCCTTATTTGGAACCTTGACTGAGGTGGTACCAAAAAAGGTACCAGGTACTGTCCAGAACTTTTGCTAtaggaaaaccaaaaaagagtgAGTCTAGTAGAGATGCGTCAAgccgtaccatgcagtggaaatgcaccattaggcacagtggtgctaacatcagcatgataacatgctcacaatgacaatgctaacatgctgctgtttagcaggtataatgtttacgaTGTTTATCATGTTAGTTTAGCATGTAAGtatgctaatatttgctaataagCACTAAATACCAAGTAGTTATTGGACAAAATGACATTAGCCAACTAGTAGAGGATATGCATCAACTGAAGGTTTTCTTCACTTAAATGTAGCAACCTGTTAATCTAGAATTTTACCTCAAATTAATCTCACAGTCTTATAAACACACAGGATATATAGTATATCACTTTTCTTGTCTCAAACTCAGCAAGCACAAAGCGCAAGCATACTTCCTCAAATGGCAAACTTCTATATATGTGCTTTAATTGTTTCCTGGGGTGAACAATAGTAGAAGTGCCATACTGTACCTGTAGCTGTGATTGGTTTGGATTAGCTTGTTCATTCTTTGCTTTCTGGGTCACAATGTAAGGAGCTAACTTTTCTGCTGCCTCATAGTGTTGGCCGGAAAGGTGAGATGGATGAGAGGGAAGATgaaaggagggatggagggacggAGTATTGGAGGGACAAAGGGctctggatggatggagggatgaagaGTGGGATGCGGAAGTGAGGAATGCCACTTCTGGAGACTGAACATGGGAGGCTGGAAAAATAAGAATGGGGAAGACaagagcagtggaagttaatgcgccgtgatgacaaaaaaaagtcagaaacatCACTGTTATCTGTGTAGACAGGAAAGCATTTCACCGCACACTGACAGAATCTGTTTGTTATTTGGAGACACTAATCAATTCTTGTGAAAACCCACATACCCCAAAGGCACATACAGTAATTCTTCTACAATAGTACAAATGGTTTTatatgtgaaaatgtaatttgcatATAGGAAACGGGAAATTTCACAACCTCACCTACAAAAACCCACATGTCCCATAAATGTACATGTGGGTATTAACCTGTGGTTTTTTTGTAAGGGGGGTGGAATAAAGTTTACAAAAGTGCACACACAATGCCTTACCTGTGATGTTGCCATAGTCACTACCATGAGAAGGTCTCAGGTTGCCCTCAATGATGCTGGGGTCGCCTGACGACTGTGGAAAGTTGTGTGACAGCAGTGGAAACTTCCATATCATCCCAGAGGACTGGATAGATGGGAGAGACTGAAGGTGCGAAGTGAAAAACTGGAGCGTACCAAGTGAATCTCCACCCTGGGACAACGAAAGTCCGGGGCCCCCAAATGCATTGGGAGAGTCCATTTTGGAGGGTGAGTGGGAAGGAGGAGGTAGAGGTGTAGGAGGAGGACTAAGAACTGAAGACATGATGTGAGATGATGTGGGAGGAGAAGGGAAGGACGGAAGAGAGGGGTAAgcgggtgaggaggaggaggaaggaggcagGTAGGAGTCTGAATCAAAAGCACAGCTGTGCCTTGAATTTACAAATCCAGGGCTTTCTCCTCTCCCTACTCCGAATTCCCAGAGCTGTGCGGAGGAATCTCCACTGGGAACCACAGGGAATTTTCTCTTACGTTGGGAGAGGAAAGCCTCAGAGAAGGAGTCCAGTTTCTGTGTGCTGATGCCGATAGGTGATCTCTGCGGTAGGCACCCTGAGTCCAAAGCGTGGGTGTCTGCTGATCCTCTCCACCTGCCCTCTCCGGTC from Sander vitreus isolate 19-12246 chromosome 19, sanVit1, whole genome shotgun sequence includes the following:
- the LOC144534277 gene encoding uncharacterized protein LOC144534277; protein product: MDDPSSTQSFPNLHHHRHRQSFHLTMPSLQSPEVGYPSSQPSRDPLEQYGSRGEESTNTFPISSTSSGGRRGSSGGDRGFLNTSGSGLDGDANLGGHLDGESRLGSHFADTWYSGSKKEDVWEDGESCESAADDFYRKGDCYSNANDVFYTVNCGSEDVVRRKLRATYNNYAPVSCEAKGETVYNREANVSHYTKQTTSYSRTAAGSFSDSSVDYSRVSDNYLGREEDYGSSCGSGEDQLQPAEVEGPWLSVSPSSQTGEGRWRGSADTHALDSGCLPQRSPIGISTQKLDSFSEAFLSQRKRKFPVVPSGDSSAQLWEFGVGRGESPGFVNSRHSCAFDSDSYLPPSSSSSPAYPSLPSFPSPPTSSHIMSSVLSPPPTPLPPPSHSPSKMDSPNAFGGPGLSLSQGGDSLGTLQFFTSHLQSLPSIQSSGMIWKFPLLSHNFPQSSGDPSIIEGNLRPSHGSDYGNITASHVQSPEVAFLTSASHSSSLHPSRALCPSNTPSLHPSFHLPSHPSHLSGQHYEAAEKLAPYIVTQKAKNEQANPNQSQLQQQASPIYTGTSFPSILHSSRGQRRGRYTPQPLLNPVRRGSGLYSSISSLSGRGEETACGKEEDECVVLPYVNVGHDFQAELPPCFVDGEGSRVWSPKEDSPREQLLWKPFVNLEESTNIQDQVEKLLSMCSSSCVPGGGSNTELALHCLHYCQGNTMATLEMLLFSQPLRTGDYHYSGSECWTDSEKSLFSAALGTYGKDFSLIQKMVRTKTVGLCVEFYYLSKKLHDKQKKQKEEETRDAVMEQQQKSIIPICQPVDRQFGLVEAVPVPPLASFFPCKLCGKMFYKIKSRNAHMKIHRQPQEDWTDKRLQHQLLTQRLALSRPTNLMPSPSSSLLPPQAAALTFPSSGLAGMSSNNTNADNVLNSVTNSNGITRSNASVLDPSAMVTYSNIAASNSHVITNIDGGDLNQREPTTVLPFHQSWGSFGQGPDHAIFYCNTEGKDNVGAGTVGGKEPINWQ